AGCTGACCACAGCCACACACCAGAACCATTCAAAGACGGGGCAGCTGATTCCCAATCCCGCCATCGAGTTATGCCAGCTCGTCGCTTCGATGATCGACCGTGACGGCCACGTGCTGATCGACGGATTTTACGACGACGTACTGCCGCCGACCGCTTACGAGCGGGAGCTCATGGACGGGTACGCCTTCGAGCCGAAAACGCTGGCCCGCGTGTACGGCGTCAAAAAACTGCTTAAAACGGCGAAGGAAGCTTACTACACTCAGCTCATGTTCCGTCCCACGTTCACGATCAACGGTATGAGCTCGGGCTATTGCGGTCCGGGCCATAAGACCTGTGTGCCCCGTTCGGCGCTGATGAAGCTGGATGTGCGTCTCGTCAAAAACATGGATCCCGAGAAAGTGTTGGAAAAAATCCGCCGGCACGCAGCCACCTTCGATCCGGAAATCGTCGTCCGCGCCGGCAAAGCCATGTATCCTTCCAAGAGCGATGCCGAACAGCCGCTCTGTCAAGCCGCTATCGCCGCCGCGCGCTCCGTTTATCCCAACGCCGTCGTTCATCCCAGTTCCGGCGGCAGCAACCCCGATTACGTGTGGACCGGCATCATGAAAATGCCGTCGGTGACAGTGCCCTACGGGAATGCCGACCAGACGAACCATTCGCCCAACGAAAACCTCCGCCTCGACTGTTTCCATAAGGGCATCCACGTCAGCGCCGCCGTAATCGGGCGCATTGGCGAAATTTAATTCTGAGGTGCGAATTCCGTTCAATCGCTTCAACGTCCATCCACTCTGTTTCGTCATAATGCCGCAATATCCATGTGCGTGCGACAGGTTATGACACCGATAAAAAAGCTTCATTAGATTTTCGCCGCCAACATTGCTATATTTTTTTTAGCAGCTTAAGGCTCTTTCTGTTCACGATCATGATACAAAAACTCGGCTGCGACACAAAAAAGTCTAAAGGAGGAACATGAGCATGAAAGCAACGCGTTTCGAACTTCTCGCGGCGCTGGTTCTGGGTTTGGCCGTG
The window above is part of the Pyramidobacter piscolens W5455 genome. Proteins encoded here:
- a CDS encoding M20/M25/M40 family metallo-hydrolase → MKGRIPTSLVDVCRHIEAHRDDDLKLLKKLVAQPSVSARNMGVRECTEMLRSLLTKLGCDTVAICPTDGQPLVFAELKSKKAGAKTILFYGHYDTQPPDPVEEWITPPFEPTVRDGRLYGLGTADNKGQFLAHLLAVRSWLATEDDVPVNVKFILDGEEESGSPNMRAFVETHKDMLMADLVYNSDGPMNAGDFPEIKLGFRGDLSMEFELTTATHQNHSKTGQLIPNPAIELCQLVASMIDRDGHVLIDGFYDDVLPPTAYERELMDGYAFEPKTLARVYGVKKLLKTAKEAYYTQLMFRPTFTINGMSSGYCGPGHKTCVPRSALMKLDVRLVKNMDPEKVLEKIRRHAATFDPEIVVRAGKAMYPSKSDAEQPLCQAAIAAARSVYPNAVVHPSSGGSNPDYVWTGIMKMPSVTVPYGNADQTNHSPNENLRLDCFHKGIHVSAAVIGRIGEI